From the Kitasatospora atroaurantiaca genome, the window GGCGCACCAGCGCTGGGAGGTCCGGCTCGCCGGGCTGCCGCGGGACGACCGCGTCGAGGTGGCCCGGGCCGGTGCCCGGCTGCTGATGGCGGCGATCGGCGACCTCGAGAAGGCGGTCCGCCCGCGCCGCCCCGTACCCTCGGGAGCGTGAGCAGCAGCGGACGTGACATCGGTCGGGCCCATGAGGGCGAGCAGTACGACGACGCCTTCGTGCCGGACGACCGGGAGGTCGGCGTCGGCCCGCACCCCGAGCCCTGGCCGGCCGGGCCTCAGTACGACCCCGAGCTGCTCGCGCAGGGCGACCGCCGCAACGTCACCGACCGGTACCGCTACTGGACCCGCGAGGCGATCGTCGCCGACCTGGACACCCGGCGGCACGGCTTCCACGTCGCGGTGGAGAACTGGCAGCACGACTTCAACATCGGCTCCGTGGTGCGCACCGCCAACGCCTTCCTGGCCGGGGAGGTGCACATCGTCGGCCGCCGCCGCTGGAACCGGCGCGGCGCGATGGTCACCGACCGGTACCAGCACGTGCGGCACCACGAGAGCGTGGCCACCCTGGCCGCGTTCGCGGCCGAGCGCGGCCTGCCGATCATCGGGATAGACAACCTGCCGGGCGCGGTCCCGATCGAGACCTTCGAGCTGCCCGAGCGGTGCGTCCTGCTCTTCGGGCAGGAGGGTCCCGGGCTCACGGAGGAGGCCTGGGGGCACTCCACCGCCGTCTGCTCGATCGCCCAGTTCGGCTCCACCCGCTCGATCAACGCGGGGGCGGCGGCCGCCATCGCCATGCACGCGTGGATCCGCGCGCACGGCTGATCAGATGGTGCACCGATAGGAATTGGGCATCCCAGGGGCGCGTGGGGGCACCTCCCGGCCGAAGGCTGGGGGAGAACTGCGCGACCAGCCCTCTACGGAGGTGCAGGGTTTCTCGCGCAGTTCCCCGCGCCCCTGAGGCACTGCATGGTTGCGCTTCGGGGAAAGCTCGGCCTCAGCCGAAGAGGAGCCTCCAGGTGTGGGGGCCCGGGTAGCCGTCGGCCTCGCTGCCGCGCCAGCCCTGGGCGAGCTGGAAGTCCTCGACGTTGCGGCGGTCGCTCTCGCTCCAGGTCGGGTTGGGGCCCTCGGAGTAGTGGCGGCCGTAGCCCTTCCTGACCAGCTGTTCGCCGAGCTGCCTGATGGCGTCGTTGGACCGCCCGGAGCCGAAGCTGTCGGCGCCGGGGAACGCCGGTGGGCCGGCCGGCGGCGCGGGCTTGGCGGTGGGCGCCGGGATGTCCTTGCCCTTGCCGTTGACCAGGAAGTCCCAGGTGTCCTTCCCCGGGAGGCCGTCGGCTTCGCTGCCGCGCCAGCCCTGTGCGAGCTGGAACGCCTCCGTCGCCCGTCGGTCCGCGTCGCCCCAACTCGGGTCTGGCCCTTCGGAGTAGAACCGGCCGCCGCCACGCCGGACCAGCAGCTCGCCGAGCTGCCTGACGAACTCGTTGCGCGCCCCCGGCCCGAACTTGTCGGCACCGGGGAAGAACGCGTCGGCGCTCGACAGCCCCCGGTAGCGGTACGCCACGTACGAGTCCGAGTGGTTCCAGTACGCGTACGGGGTGATCCGCTTCATGGTGGCGGGCCTGGTCTGCTCGAACGCGACATAGCGGGTCTGCGAGGAGTCCGTCCAGCCGCCGAAGAGCACGGCGTGGGAGCCGCCCTCCGGGTTGTCCGGGTTGTTGAAGACCAGGATGTCGCCGGGCTCGAGCTCGCTTCGGACTATTCGGTCGGCGAAGGCGGGCAGGGTCCAGGTGGTCTGGCTGCTGCCCAGCCCCCAGGCCATCGAGACGAAGCCCGAGCAGTCCTGGCGGTAGCCGTCCGACCAGTGGCTGCTCATGCTGTACGGCACGTGCTGGTCCACCCAGCTCTGGGCGCGGGCCATGATCTCGGCGCGGGTGGTGGCGGCGGCCGAGCGCTGGACCGGGGCGGCCGAGCCGTCTCCGTACAGGCTGCTGACCTCCCCCTGTGGGGTGTCGCTCGCGGCGTTGGTGCCCCCGGGCTTCGGTGTCGGGGCGGCGGTCGCGCCCGCCGCCCCGCCGAGCACCGTGCCGACGGCCGCGACCAGGACGGCGGCGCGCCGGGCGCCCCGTGCCGCCGGGTGGCCGCCGTCCTCCTGCCGCGCCGCGTGCAGCCGGGCTCTGCGGCGGGCCGTGCAACCGCCGCAGATGCAGTCGTCGTCCGGCTCTATCTCGGTGAACTCCATCAGCACGGTCCATCCCTGCCTCTCCTCGGGTCCTTCAGCAGAGGGGATCTGTTCCACCGTGGCCTGGCGAAATATCAGAAAGTTCGTAACAAAATATGACTTAGTAGTAGCGCTGCATCAGATCGGTGGCCCAGCCCGGCTGTCGGACCTCTCCGCGCGGACCGAACTCCACCAGGTAGGGCTTGATGTCGAGCACCGGAGTGCCGTCGATCGCGTCCAGCCCGAGCACGTGGACGTCCAGTCCGTCGGTCTTCACCAGACGGCAGCGGGATACTCCGATCCGGTTGGGCCGGTTCTTTCCGCGCTGGGCGAAGATGCCGGTCAGCGGCAGCTGCTCGTTGTTGCGCGGGTGCCGGTTGCCGGTCTCGATCTTCTCCACGGCGACCCGGTGGAAGTGGAAGACCACCTCCAGGTGGGAGTAGCCCTCCAGTCCGGAGATCGCGTCCGTGGTGAACTGCGACTCGTCCAGCCGGATGACGGCGGCGACCTCACCCCACTCGTCGTCCTCGGGCTCGGTCCGTCCCCCGACGACCTGCCCGACCGGCTGCAGGATGACCTGGTCCATGTGCTTACCCCCTGGTTGTTGACGACGACTCACCAGTATTGCGGGTACCGCACCGCCGTACGCCCGGCCCGGCCGGCCAGGATTCCGACCGCCACCAGCAGGGCGGTGGCCAGCGCGAGCAGCGGCAGGAAGCGGGCGGCCGCGGGTGACTGCAGCACCACGATCACGGCGGTGGCCGCGGCCGGGGAGTGCGGCGTACGGGCCGCCGTCATCGCGCCCAGCGCCAGTCCGCCGGCCAGGGCGGCCGCCCAGGGGGAGCTGCCGACGGCCGTCAGGACGGCGAAGCCGGTGAGCGCCGAGAGCAGCTGACCGCCGATCACACTGCGCGGCTGTGCCAGCGGCAGCCCCGGTGCGCCGTGCACCAGGGCGGCGCTGGCGGCCAGCGGCGGGATGAGCAGCGGCTCGTCCAGCACCGTGCCGACCGCGACCAGGAGCAGCAGGGCGGCGACGGCGAAGGCGGTGGAACGGACGGTGGTGAGGCTCGGTGGCCTCGGCGGCGGGGTCATCGGGCGGCTCCGGGGACGGGCGGGTTGGCGGGGGAGAACTCGGGCTCGGTCCAGGTCAGCGGAGTCGCATGGGCGAGCTCCACGACCCGCTCGACGGTGAAGTCCACCGCGCGTCCGCCCTCCGGGAGGCTCCAGTCGACCCGGGCGCGGCCGGAGAGCAGCAGGGCCGAGCCGGTCTCCCAGTCGGGCAGCAGCAGGCCGGCCGCCGGGTTGAGTTCCAGATTGCCCAGGGTCATGAACATGCTGTTGCCCGCGTACTCGGGCCAGCGCAGCCGGTCGGGGCCGAGCACGGCGAGGAAGCCCGGGTTCCCGCCCCGGTGCGAGGCGTCGACCCGGCCGTCCGGGCCGGCCGTAGCGACGAAGAAGGTGTCGGCGGTCGAGACGGCCAGCTGCTGGGCGGTCGAGAGCCGGGAGCCCTCCGAGCGCACCTCGGGAGAGGGGGACGGGGCATCGAGCGGGCTTCGCCGCTGGATGTACTTGGGGCAGTTGGCGTACACCTGCTCGGCGGTGATCACCAGACCGCCCCGGCCGTCCGGCACGGCGCGGCCGTTGAGCCGCATCCGGCGCCGGCCGGCCGGGTCGAGCGCGATGGTGCCCACTTCGGCGGGGCCGCTCAGTACGGCCGCGAGCGGGTCGCCGGGTGCCGGGCGGGCGGCCACCTCGAGGGTGCGCTCGTCGGCGGCCCGGACGAATCCCGGCTCGCCGCTCAGCAGGGTGGCCCAGAGCCGGCCGCCCGGGTCGGCGGCGCCGACCACGAGCGTCCGGCGCTCCGCCAGGAACCGGGCGGCCACGGCGGGGATGGTGCTGCCGATGGACCGCCCGGCGTGGTCCGCCCGGTCGAGTACGCCCGCGCGCAGTTGCACGGCGCGTTCGCCGCGGTGGTAGGTGGTCATGGCCTAGAAGAAACCGCAGGTCGGCGCGGCGGCGGTGGGCGCGACGGCGGTCTCGTCGACGCCCTTCGGGGTGTAGATCTCCAGCCGGATGCCGTCCGGGTCGGTGAAGAAGATGCCGCCCGAGGCCGAGCCCTCGCCGTGCGGGACGACGCCCTCGTAGGCGAACTCGGCGCCCAGCTCGCGCAGGGTCCGCTCGGCGGCCTGCACCTCGGCGAGCGACTCGACCTGGAAGGAGAGGTGGTGGAGCCCGGGCCCCGCGGTGGCGAAGCTGCCGGTGCTCTGCTGCCAGAGGGTCAGCACCAGCTTGCCCTCGCGGGCCAGGAAGGCGTACCGGCGCTCGGGGTCGGTGCCCTCGCCGGCCGGCTCGAGGCCGAGGACCTGCTGGTAGAAGGCGGTGGAGCGGTCGAGATCGGTGACGTTGAGACCGATGTGGCCGGTCTGCAGGGTCTGGAGTGGAGCCGTGACGGTGCTGGACATGCCTGGACGCTCCCGTGAGGTATCGACTAACCGGTACTGAAGACAGTAGGGGTTAGAGGAACGAGGCGTCAACCATTACGGGATGTCTTACTGGTTAGAACGGAGCTACTCCCACTCCCAGCGGATACCGACCTGGCCCGGGGCCTGGTCCGGCGCGAGCACATGGGCACTGGCCGAGGCGCCGATCCACAGCTGCTGGCGGCGCTTGTCGGTCTCCTCGCCGGGCTCCCGGTCGAAGCGCTCGCAGTGCGCCGGCACGGCGGACGGGTCGAAGTGCACCTGGAGCACGTACTCGCGCACCGGCACCGCGAAGAACCGCGCGTAGTTGGTGGTCGGATCGCCGGGCGGGATCTCCACCTCGTACTCGAAGACCGTGCTGTCACCCAGCCCCAGCGGCCGGTCCAGCAGCAGCTCGGCCACCAGCAGCCCGATCTCGGGGCGGCGGCGGACCCTGCCCAGCCGGGCCTGCCGGACGGAGGTGATCTCCGGGCAGCCGGTCGCCTCGTCGTCCGCCTTGTGCACCACCAGGCAGCGGGCCACCCCGCTCACGGTGGCCCGGACGACCTGGCGCATCCGCAGCATGTAGCCGCGCTGCTGGGCGTCCACGAAGTACGCGTCGTGGATGCTGAGCCGCTCCAGCTCGCCGCTCGGCGGCGCGTCCAGCTCGGCGAAGACGTCGTACATCTCGCGCTCGCCGGGCCAGACGTCCTGCACCCGGAGGCTGTCGGAGACGGCCGGGGTCACCCAGCGTCCACGCGGGCGGGGCGGGCCGAGCAGGGAGGAGAGGGCGGCGTGCGGGAGCCCGAGCAGCTCTTCCAGCAGGTGGACGGCGCGCAGGGAGGTGGCGCGCTCCGGCTGGCTGCGCCCCCGGCGCCAGTAACTCAGCGTGGTGATGCTCACTCTGACGCCCTGTTGCGCCAGGGCGGCTCTGATCCGGTCCAGGCTGAGGCCGCTGGCCTCGATCGCGGCGTGCAGGGCCTCGGCGAAGCTCCCCGCCGAGGCGGGTACGGGGACGGGCACGGCCACGGGGGCGGTGTCGTCGCGGGCCGGGACGCGCGCGGAGCCGACGTCCAGGCCTTCACGGCGCTGGCCGACGAGCCTGAGCCGACCGGCGTGCTGCGGTTGCTGTGAGCCCATGCGGATACCTTCCCCACCAGGCGAGTTCGGTGGGAGCAGCCCAGCGCATGTGCGCCGGGATCTGGTCACCGAGCAGTGGGAACCCTACGCACGGTCGAGAGGCTACGTCATCAAGCTGGACATATGACAGTGGTCACGACAAAGATTCCGCAGGTCGGCGCATATTGAAACATTGTGGAAACAGAGGTGCCGGTACGGGGGGCACGCCCCGTACCGGCACCGGTACTGAATGTGTGTCAGGAAATGCTGAGCGCCGTGTCGTCGATCACGAAGCTGGTCTTCAGCGAGGAGTCCTCGACGCCGGTGAACTTGATGGTCACCGTCTGGCCGGCGAAGGCCGACAGGTCGAAGGACTTCTGCACGTAGCCGGTGGCGGCGTTCACGTTGGAGTACGTGGCCAGCGTGGTCGAGCCCGCCTGGACGGTGAGCTTGTCGTACGCGGTGCTGCCGGTCTCGGCGGTGTCGATGTGCACCCAGAAGCTGAAGGTCGCCTTGCAGCCGGCCGGGATGCTCACCGTCTGGGACAGGGTGTCGGTGTGCGCGCTGCCGTAGCCGTCCAGCCAGGCCTTCCAGGAGCCCGAGTGGGCGGCCTGGCCGGTGCCGTTGTCGATCACGCCGGAGGACGCCGTCCACGGAGCGGCGGTGCCGGTCTCGAAGCCGGCGTTGCCCAGCAGCTGGGTGGCGGTGCAGCCGCCCGACGGCGGCGGCGTGGTGTCACCGAGCAGGGCGGTGGTCAGGGCGTCGGCGACCGGGGTGCCCCAGCCGGTGACCTGGTCGTAGCCGGTCTTGGTGGAGAAGTCCTGGTTGGCGCCCGAGGTCACGTCGTGGAACGTGGTGCCGTAGCTGGTGCCGTTGGCCAGCGCGTACAGCTTCGGGTTGGCCTCGCCGAGGACGGCCTTGCCGGCCGCCTTCGCCTTCTGGTTGAAGAGGGCGGCGTAGCCGGACCACAGCGGGGCCGCGGCGGAGGTGCCGCCGTAGACCTGCCAGCCGGCCGAGCTGCTGCCCTGGGTGTAGATCGCGAAGCCGCTGGCCGGGTCCGCGTTGGAGGACACGTCCGGGACGGTGCGCATGGTGCCGGTGACACCGGTACCGGTCTGCCAGCTCGGCTTGGAGAACTGGGTGGAGACGCCGCCCCCTGCGGTACTCCACGCGCTCTCGGACGAGTAGGCGTTGCCGGTGGTGACCTTGAGGTTGGTGCCGCCGACACCGGTCTGGTGCGGGCTGGACGCCGGGAAGTCGACCGCCTTGACGGACGAGCCGCTGGTCGAGCGGGTGCAGTCGCGGGAGCCGTCGTCGCCGGACGCCGAGAAGATGCTGATGCCCTGGGCGGCGGCCTGCTTGAAGGAGTTGTCCACGGCCGTCATCGAGGAGGGCGTGGTGTCCGGCTCGCAGGAGCCCCAGGAGATGGAGATGACCGAGACCCGGTTATCCGCCACGATCTTGGCGGCCATGTCGATCTCGCCCTGGTCGCTGTTGGGGGCCTCGTAGACCAGCTGGGTGGCCTTGGGCGCGACGCCGCGGACGATCTCGCTGTCCAGCTCGACCTCGCCCTGGCCGCCGCCCGGCTTGCTGTCGTAGTTGGCGCCGTCCACCGAGACGGTGGTGACGGCCGGGCCCGAGAGGCCGAACTGGGTGTCGTAGGTCTGCAGGTTCGCCGACTTGTAGCCGTCGAACTCCCAGAGCGCGACCGTGACGCCGGTGCCGTCGGTGCCGACCTTGTTGAGGTTGTAGGCGCCGTTGTACTGGGCCGGGCCGAAGCCGCTCGGCGTCGCGTGGGGGGTCGACGCGTTCGGCTTGGCGATCCGGCTGGTGCGCACGGTGTGGTTGTTCAGGCCGGAGACGCCCTGGACCACATCGGCCAGCGAGGCCGGCACCGAGGCGGCGGCGTCGTTGGAGAAGAAGGTGCGGTTCTGCTGCGGGTCGACGTACGAGCTCTCGTGCGTGCCGAAGGCCTTGGCGATCTGCTCGGCGGAGCCGTGCGCGTTCACCACCTGGCGGTTGGCGCTGACGGACGAGACGCTCAGGCCCTGGGCGGTCAGGTACGAGCGGACCTGGTCCACCGAGGCCTGGGTCGGGCCGTAGCGGGCGTTGAACTGCTCCGGGGTCAGGTACTGGCCGAACTCGGGGGAGCCGGGCTTGCTCACCGCGGTGAGGAAGCGGTCGAGATCGGCGGTGTTGCGCAGCTTGAGGCTGACGGACACCGATATGTCCTGGGCGGCGGCGACGTCACCCACCTTCTGCGAGCGGGCCACCGCAGGGGTCACGGTGTTGGGCAGGGCCACCCGGGAAGCGGAGGCGTTGGGGATCGGTGCGGCTTGTGCGGTGGTGACACCCAGGGACACCACGGTCAGTGGCAGAACGGCAAGTGCCGAGGCAAGGGCGAGCGAGCGGGGTCGCACGGGCTCCTCCGGAAAGTGTGGGGCGTTCCGGGTTCGAAAACGCTTGTCAGAACTTCCCAGAAAACTTTCAGGAATAGGGCCATGCCCAAGCAATTGGTTGCTAAAAAACAGTCAAGTGTGGAATTTCGATTCATCAACAGAATGCGGGAATCTCCATACAGTGAATATGGTCCCGGTGGAACGGAGTTAGACTCGATCGCATGCCAGACCCCCGTGACCCGCGCCCGCTGATCGGCGAACCGCTCTCGCTCGATCTGCTCAACACCCGCTGGCGCGGCACGCCCGTCAACGACCTGCTCACCGACGTCGCAGGATACGAGATCTGGCTGGCCTCCGCAGGCCTCACCGAGCGCTGCCCGGCGGACGCGGCGGGCCTGGAGGCCGTACGCACCACGCGTTCCGCCATCGGTGAGCTGGTCCGCGCCGCCGAGGAGCAGCGCCCGGCCGAACTCGCCGCGCTCAACGAGGTGCTGCGGCACGGCCGACTGCGGCGGGAGCTCACCGAGGCCGGTCCGGTCGAGACGGTGGAGGTGGACAGCCCCGAGTGGCTGGCCGCCTGGCTCGCCGCCGACGACTACCTCGGCCTGCTGCGGCAGGGGGCGCACCGCATCAAGGCGTGCGCCCACCCGACCTGCATCCTGCACTTCTTCGACACATCGCAGAACGGCCGCCGCCGCTGGTGCTCGATGGCCGTCTGCGGGAACCGGGCCAAGGCGGCCCGGCACTACGACAAGGTCACGACTCGCTAGCGCCCTGAGCCGAAGGGCGAGTCACTGGGTTCCGAGCCATTGGGTCAGCGCCGAGCGCAGCTCGCCGCGGCTCGGGTCCACGGCGGCCCAGGCCGCGTAGCCGTCCGGGCGGACCAGCAGCACGGTGTCCCGGAGCTTGCCGTGCGGGTCGGCCGGCGCGGCCGTCACCAGCCGGTCCGCCCACGGCTCGGCCACCGACAGCTCGTCGTTGCTGATCAGCACGGCCTTCCCGCCGCGCAGCGCCTCGTGGAGCCGGGACGGGCCGCCGGGCACGTCCACCGCGAGGCGGAGGTCGGGAATGCGGCGGCCGACCAGGTGGTGCGAGTCCTTCGGCGCCGGGTACGCGATGCCGATCCCGGAGACCATACGGGTGCCGTGCTCGGTGACCGGGCCCAGGTGGCCGGCCACCGAGGTCAGCGCGCTGCGCAGCGCCCGGGCCGGGGCGGAGCCCGCCAGCGCCAGCCGAACGAGTGCGCCGGAGCTGCGCAGCACCGCCTTGCCGACCGGGTGACGCTCCGTCTGGTAGGTGTCCAACAGGGCGTCAGGAGCCCAGCCCTGGACGGCGGCGGCGAGCTTCCACCCCAGGTTGGCGGCGTCCTGCAGGCCGGTGTTCATGCCCTGGCCGCCCGCCGGGGAGTGGCAGTGCGCCGCGTCCCCGGCCAGGAAGACCCGGCCGGAGCGGTAGTTCGGCACCTGCCGCTCGTCGCTGTGGAAGCGCGACATCCACCGCGGGTCGTGCAGACCGTAGTCCTCGCCGAACACGGTGCGGGTGACGTCGACGATCTCGGCCAGGCTCGCCGGCGCGCTGTCCGGGAGCTGACGCGCGCGGTCCCAGGCGATCACCCGGTACCAGCCGTCGCCGAACGGCACCATGAAGGCGAAGCCCGCGTCGTTCGCGGCGACCGTCAGCACCTCGTCCGGCTCGCGCTCCAGCCGTACGTCGGCGAGCAGCACCGAACTGATCACCGACTCCCCCGGGAACGGGATGCCCAGCAGGTCGCGCACCGCACTGCGTACGCCGTCCGCACCGACCGCGTACGTCGCCCGGTGGGTCGTGGTGGCGCCGTCCGCCCGGACGTCCAGGCTGACGCCCTGGCCGTCCTGCCGCAGCGCGACCACCTCGGAGCCCCGCAGGATCGTCGCCCCGGCCTTCAACGCGCGCTCCTGGAGCAGTCGTTCGGTGTTGGACTGCGGGGTGATCAGCACGAAGGGGAACCGGGTCGGCAGCCGGCCGAGCTCCACCTGGAGCTGCCCGAAGAGCCGCAGCGAGCCGAGTGCCGTACCGGTGGCGATCAGGTCGTCGGCCAGGCCGCGGGCGTCCAGCTGCTCCAGCGTACGAGCGTGCACCGCGAACGCCCGGGTCAGATTGGACTCGGCGCCGCGCTTCTCGAGCACCGTCACGCGCAGCCCCGCGGTCGCCAGATCGCCGGCCAGCAGGAGCCCGGTGGGCCCTGCGCCGACGATCACGACATCGGAGGTCAGCTGCTTGTCGGACATCTGCCATCTCCCGGTGGTCGGAACAGCATTCGCGAGCGGGCCGGTTCTCAGCCCGCTCTCAGGCTTCCATCATCGCGGCCCCATCGAGGACTGTGAATCTCGCTGGCATGACACAGCCCGCAACGCGGGGCACGACGATGGTCGGCCCCCTCCCTGCCGAAGACGGGAAAGTCCGGACCAAGCTGGTCGAGGTGGTCGTCCCCGTCTACAACGAGGAACACACGGTCGAGCGATGCGTGCGCCGACTGCACGCGTACCTCTCCGAGACCTTCCCCTACCCGTACCGCATCACCATCGCGGACAACGCGAGCATCGACGGCACCTGGGCCGTGGCCGCCGCGC encodes:
- a CDS encoding TrmH family RNA methyltransferase; the encoded protein is MSSSGRDIGRAHEGEQYDDAFVPDDREVGVGPHPEPWPAGPQYDPELLAQGDRRNVTDRYRYWTREAIVADLDTRRHGFHVAVENWQHDFNIGSVVRTANAFLAGEVHIVGRRRWNRRGAMVTDRYQHVRHHESVATLAAFAAERGLPIIGIDNLPGAVPIETFELPERCVLLFGQEGPGLTEEAWGHSTAVCSIAQFGSTRSINAGAAAAIAMHAWIRAHG
- a CDS encoding peptidoglycan-binding protein — protein: MEFTEIEPDDDCICGGCTARRRARLHAARQEDGGHPAARGARRAAVLVAAVGTVLGGAAGATAAPTPKPGGTNAASDTPQGEVSSLYGDGSAAPVQRSAAATTRAEIMARAQSWVDQHVPYSMSSHWSDGYRQDCSGFVSMAWGLGSSQTTWTLPAFADRIVRSELEPGDILVFNNPDNPEGGSHAVLFGGWTDSSQTRYVAFEQTRPATMKRITPYAYWNHSDSYVAYRYRGLSSADAFFPGADKFGPGARNEFVRQLGELLVRRGGGRFYSEGPDPSWGDADRRATEAFQLAQGWRGSEADGLPGKDTWDFLVNGKGKDIPAPTAKPAPPAGPPAFPGADSFGSGRSNDAIRQLGEQLVRKGYGRHYSEGPNPTWSESDRRNVEDFQLAQGWRGSEADGYPGPHTWRLLFG
- a CDS encoding SAM-dependent methyltransferase: MDQVILQPVGQVVGGRTEPEDDEWGEVAAVIRLDESQFTTDAISGLEGYSHLEVVFHFHRVAVEKIETGNRHPRNNEQLPLTGIFAQRGKNRPNRIGVSRCRLVKTDGLDVHVLGLDAIDGTPVLDIKPYLVEFGPRGEVRQPGWATDLMQRYY
- a CDS encoding HPP family protein; this translates as MTPPPRPPSLTTVRSTAFAVAALLLLVAVGTVLDEPLLIPPLAASAALVHGAPGLPLAQPRSVIGGQLLSALTGFAVLTAVGSSPWAAALAGGLALGAMTAARTPHSPAAATAVIVVLQSPAAARFLPLLALATALLVAVGILAGRAGRTAVRYPQYW
- a CDS encoding pyridoxamine 5'-phosphate oxidase family protein, translated to MTTYHRGERAVQLRAGVLDRADHAGRSIGSTIPAVAARFLAERRTLVVGAADPGGRLWATLLSGEPGFVRAADERTLEVAARPAPGDPLAAVLSGPAEVGTIALDPAGRRRMRLNGRAVPDGRGGLVITAEQVYANCPKYIQRRSPLDAPSPSPEVRSEGSRLSTAQQLAVSTADTFFVATAGPDGRVDASHRGGNPGFLAVLGPDRLRWPEYAGNSMFMTLGNLELNPAAGLLLPDWETGSALLLSGRARVDWSLPEGGRAVDFTVERVVELAHATPLTWTEPEFSPANPPVPGAAR
- a CDS encoding VOC family protein → MSSTVTAPLQTLQTGHIGLNVTDLDRSTAFYQQVLGLEPAGEGTDPERRYAFLAREGKLVLTLWQQSTGSFATAGPGLHHLSFQVESLAEVQAAERTLRELGAEFAYEGVVPHGEGSASGGIFFTDPDGIRLEIYTPKGVDETAVAPTAAAPTCGFF
- a CDS encoding protease pro-enzyme activation domain-containing protein translates to MRPRSLALASALAVLPLTVVSLGVTTAQAAPIPNASASRVALPNTVTPAVARSQKVGDVAAAQDISVSVSLKLRNTADLDRFLTAVSKPGSPEFGQYLTPEQFNARYGPTQASVDQVRSYLTAQGLSVSSVSANRQVVNAHGSAEQIAKAFGTHESSYVDPQQNRTFFSNDAAASVPASLADVVQGVSGLNNHTVRTSRIAKPNASTPHATPSGFGPAQYNGAYNLNKVGTDGTGVTVALWEFDGYKSANLQTYDTQFGLSGPAVTTVSVDGANYDSKPGGGQGEVELDSEIVRGVAPKATQLVYEAPNSDQGEIDMAAKIVADNRVSVISISWGSCEPDTTPSSMTAVDNSFKQAAAQGISIFSASGDDGSRDCTRSTSGSSVKAVDFPASSPHQTGVGGTNLKVTTGNAYSSESAWSTAGGGVSTQFSKPSWQTGTGVTGTMRTVPDVSSNADPASGFAIYTQGSSSAGWQVYGGTSAAAPLWSGYAALFNQKAKAAGKAVLGEANPKLYALANGTSYGTTFHDVTSGANQDFSTKTGYDQVTGWGTPVADALTTALLGDTTPPPSGGCTATQLLGNAGFETGTAAPWTASSGVIDNGTGQAAHSGSWKAWLDGYGSAHTDTLSQTVSIPAGCKATFSFWVHIDTAETGSTAYDKLTVQAGSTTLATYSNVNAATGYVQKSFDLSAFAGQTVTIKFTGVEDSSLKTSFVIDDTALSIS
- a CDS encoding CGNR zinc finger domain-containing protein, which translates into the protein MPDPRDPRPLIGEPLSLDLLNTRWRGTPVNDLLTDVAGYEIWLASAGLTERCPADAAGLEAVRTTRSAIGELVRAAEEQRPAELAALNEVLRHGRLRRELTEAGPVETVEVDSPEWLAAWLAADDYLGLLRQGAHRIKACAHPTCILHFFDTSQNGRRRWCSMAVCGNRAKAARHYDKVTTR
- a CDS encoding FAD-dependent monooxygenase, which produces MSDKQLTSDVVIVGAGPTGLLLAGDLATAGLRVTVLEKRGAESNLTRAFAVHARTLEQLDARGLADDLIATGTALGSLRLFGQLQVELGRLPTRFPFVLITPQSNTERLLQERALKAGATILRGSEVVALRQDGQGVSLDVRADGATTTHRATYAVGADGVRSAVRDLLGIPFPGESVISSVLLADVRLEREPDEVLTVAANDAGFAFMVPFGDGWYRVIAWDRARQLPDSAPASLAEIVDVTRTVFGEDYGLHDPRWMSRFHSDERQVPNYRSGRVFLAGDAAHCHSPAGGQGMNTGLQDAANLGWKLAAAVQGWAPDALLDTYQTERHPVGKAVLRSSGALVRLALAGSAPARALRSALTSVAGHLGPVTEHGTRMVSGIGIAYPAPKDSHHLVGRRIPDLRLAVDVPGGPSRLHEALRGGKAVLISNDELSVAEPWADRLVTAAPADPHGKLRDTVLLVRPDGYAAWAAVDPSRGELRSALTQWLGTQ